Proteins from a genomic interval of Symmachiella macrocystis:
- the tsf gene encoding translation elongation factor Ts has product MAEITAAAVKALRERTDLPMMECKKALVAANGDEEGAVEYLKNQVGKVMDKRKDNVTAEGKFCVAIADDGSAGVMIEMMCESDPVSKSDDFNFLAAQCAKQLLTGPGAATADELLAQPVPDDPSKTLKDLHEEITNKIREKMVIGRVIKVDGPVGSYVHHDGKTGVLFQAAGDSKSEDILKDMAMHIAALKPKVALPEELDAAAVEAQRGELSEKAKASGKPENIVDKIVDGQMKKFFDEQGVLIAQAFAKDDSKTVEKALDEAGLKAVGFTCWELGKK; this is encoded by the coding sequence ATGGCAGAAATCACAGCTGCCGCTGTGAAGGCACTGCGGGAGCGGACCGACCTCCCGATGATGGAATGCAAAAAAGCATTGGTCGCCGCCAATGGTGATGAAGAAGGCGCTGTTGAGTACCTGAAGAACCAAGTCGGCAAAGTGATGGACAAGCGCAAAGACAACGTCACGGCCGAGGGCAAGTTCTGCGTGGCGATTGCCGACGATGGCAGCGCCGGCGTGATGATTGAAATGATGTGCGAGTCTGATCCGGTCTCCAAAAGCGACGACTTCAATTTTCTCGCCGCCCAGTGTGCCAAACAACTATTGACCGGCCCGGGCGCAGCGACGGCTGACGAATTGTTGGCACAGCCTGTTCCGGATGATCCGTCGAAAACGCTCAAAGATCTGCACGAAGAGATCACCAACAAGATCCGTGAAAAAATGGTGATCGGTCGCGTGATCAAAGTCGACGGTCCGGTGGGGTCCTACGTGCATCACGACGGCAAAACCGGCGTGTTGTTCCAAGCGGCCGGAGACTCCAAATCCGAGGATATCCTCAAGGACATGGCGATGCACATCGCCGCACTGAAACCCAAAGTCGCCTTGCCCGAAGAACTCGACGCGGCTGCTGTGGAAGCGCAACGCGGAGAGTTGTCCGAAAAGGCCAAAGCCTCGGGCAAACCGGAAAACATTGTCGACAAAATCGTTGACGGTCAAATGAAGAAGTTCTTCGACGAACAAGGCGTGCTGATCGCACAAGCCTTCGCCAAGGATGATTCTAAAACGGTCGAAAAAGCATTGGACGAAGCGGGCCTCAAAGCGGTCGGCTTTACCTGCTGGGAATTGGGGAAAAAGTAG
- the rpsB gene encoding 30S ribosomal protein S2, producing MPNIVVKEILEAGVHFGHRVSKWNPKMRPYIYGRRNLIHIIDLKETVRGLLRAKKYLSQVSSQGSLILFCGTKRQAADPVEQAAKACGMPYVTERWLGGTLTNFRTIRSRLRRLEELEALEESGKLATFSKKMQSSLNRERTKIFRNLSGIRAMNRLPEVLVVIDPRKEKNAVHEARILGIKVVALIDTDSDPDSVDLPIPGNDDSIRSIHLILQHLSQAINGGKVDVPKDDAPAAPPEPAPVPSL from the coding sequence ATGCCGAATATTGTCGTCAAGGAAATTTTGGAAGCAGGTGTTCACTTCGGTCACCGAGTGAGCAAATGGAATCCCAAGATGCGGCCGTACATTTATGGTCGCCGCAACTTGATTCATATCATCGACTTAAAGGAAACCGTCCGCGGGCTGTTGCGGGCGAAAAAGTACCTCTCGCAAGTCTCCTCGCAAGGCAGTTTGATCCTGTTTTGCGGCACGAAGCGCCAAGCGGCCGATCCGGTCGAACAAGCGGCCAAGGCTTGCGGAATGCCCTACGTCACCGAACGTTGGTTAGGTGGCACGCTAACGAACTTCCGCACGATTCGCAGTCGACTGCGGCGTTTGGAAGAGTTGGAAGCGCTGGAAGAAAGCGGCAAACTGGCGACGTTTTCCAAGAAAATGCAATCGTCGCTCAACCGCGAGCGGACGAAGATTTTCCGCAACTTGAGCGGAATTCGCGCGATGAACCGCCTTCCCGAAGTGCTGGTCGTCATCGATCCCCGCAAAGAGAAAAACGCCGTCCACGAGGCACGAATTTTGGGAATCAAAGTGGTTGCTTTGATCGACACCGACTCGGACCCCGATTCTGTCGATCTGCCCATTCCCGGCAATGATGACAGCATCCGCTCGATCCATCTGATCCTGCAACACTTGAGTCAGGCCATCAACGGAGGCAAAGTCGACGTCCCCAAAGACGACGCACCGGCTGCTCCCCCCGAACCTGCTCCCGTTCCGTCGCTCTAG